The sequence below is a genomic window from Vicinamibacteria bacterium.
GGAAGCGGCCTTCCCGGCCTGGAGCGGCCTCTCCTTCGGGCAGCGCCGGGAAGCCCTCCTCCGGTTGCGGGCGGCGGTCCTGGATGAAGCGGACGACATCGCCCGCCTCATCGCCCAGGAGCAAGGCAAGCCCGCGGCGGAGGCCATTGCCGTCGAGATCTTCCCCGCCCTGGAGGCGCTCAAGCACCTGGCCCTGCGCGCGGAGGACGTGCTCCGCGAGGACGCGGTCGAGAGCCAAGTGCTGCTCTTCGCCCACAAGGAATGCCGGCTCCTCTACGCCCCCCTGGGGGTGGTGCTCGTCATCACCCCTTGGAACTACCCCTTCGCGATCTCCCTCTCCGGCGTGACCACCGCTCTAGCCGCGGGGAACACGGTCGTCTTGAAGCCCGCCCCTGCCACCGCGCTCATCGGCCTGCGTGTCGGGGCCCTCTGCCGGAAGGCGGGGATCCCGGACGGGGTCGTGAACGTGGTGAACGTGGACGACGCCCTCGCCCCCGCGCTCGTGGAGGACCCGCGCGTGGCCAAGGTTGTCTTCACGGGCAGCGTGGCCACGGGAAGGAGGGTGATGGCGTCGGCGTCCCGGAACCTCACCCCCGTGATCCTGGAACTGGGGGGCAAGGACCCCGCCGTCGTCTGCGCGGATGCCGATCTGGACCGAGCCGCCCGCGGCATCGTCTGGGGCGCCTTCGTCAACTGCGGCCAGACCTGCGCTTCCGTGGAGCGGGTCTACGTGGAGAAGGCGGTGGCCGAGCCCTTCATCGCCCGCGTCGTGGAGGAGACACGCAAGCTCCGGATGGGCGATCCCGCGGGCGGGGAGGTTGACCTCGGGCCCCTGACCCTGGAGCGCCAGCGCCGGATCGTGGACGAGCACGTGGAGGAGGCCAAGGCCAAGGGGGCCCGCGCCCTGACCGGAGGCGCGCGGCCCTCCGGGCCAGGCTACTTCTATCCGCCCACCGTCCTCACCGGGGTCGACCATTCGATGCGGGTCATGCGGGAGGAGACGTTCGGGCCCGTGCTGCCCATCATGACCGTGGAGTCGGTGGACGAGGCCATTGAGCTCGCCAATGAGAGCGAATACGGTCTCACCGCCAGCGGCTGGACGCGCAATCCCGCCACCGCCCGCCGGCTCCAGGAGCGGCTGGCCGCGGGAGTCGTGACCATCAACGATTGCGTCTCCAGCTACGGCGAGCCCACCGCCCCCTGGGGCGGGATCAAGAAGAGCGGCTTCGGGCGGACCCACGGCCTGGCCGGGCTCCGGGAGATGGTCCAGGTGAAGTACGTCACCTCGGACCGGAGCCGCCGCCCCGCCCTCTGGTGGTTCCCCTACGGAGCCGCCTACGAGCGCCTCATGGCCGTTTCCAACCGGGCCCTACACGGCTCGTCGCTCTGGATGCGCCTCAGCAACCAGGTCGCGCTCGCCCGCTTCTCGCGCTTCTGGCGGCGGGTGAATCTGGGAAG
It includes:
- a CDS encoding aldehyde dehydrogenase family protein, producing MATLTAAGEVSATATHHSWIGNREVEGRAGRRGAVSPATGLVFAETSLLDAEQAASAMAAAEAAFPAWSGLSFGQRREALLRLRAAVLDEADDIARLIAQEQGKPAAEAIAVEIFPALEALKHLALRAEDVLREDAVESQVLLFAHKECRLLYAPLGVVLVITPWNYPFAISLSGVTTALAAGNTVVLKPAPATALIGLRVGALCRKAGIPDGVVNVVNVDDALAPALVEDPRVAKVVFTGSVATGRRVMASASRNLTPVILELGGKDPAVVCADADLDRAARGIVWGAFVNCGQTCASVERVYVEKAVAEPFIARVVEETRKLRMGDPAGGEVDLGPLTLERQRRIVDEHVEEAKAKGARALTGGARPSGPGYFYPPTVLTGVDHSMRVMREETFGPVLPIMTVESVDEAIELANESEYGLTASGWTRNPATARRLQERLAAGVVTINDCVSSYGEPTAPWGGIKKSGFGRTHGLAGLREMVQVKYVTSDRSRRPALWWFPYGAAYERLMAVSNRALHGSSLWMRLSNQVALARFSRFWRRVNLGSLLKNIDKLV